The following are encoded together in the Sparus aurata chromosome 1, fSpaAur1.1, whole genome shotgun sequence genome:
- the elmod2 gene encoding ELMO domain-containing protein 2 has product MLGYIWQYVYTSFLRYWLKWLIKQATGTCELQRICSGYKPGATRTTKAEYSLRSSKSKVLRGAVETDKDKLEQCVDQIMKVKNVKPQKDPLFKGSLHICLLQITGHSSLYVSVEDLRKEVFSSDNQAHEAMLLKLWDLLMPTVKLESRITKQWGDIGFQGDDPKTDFRGMGMLGLINLVFFSENYTEEARQVLSHANHPKLGYSYAIVGINLTEMAYSLLKSGALKPHFYNTVQGTPELQDFHQLYCYLAYEFDKFWVAEEPESIMEFNQYREKFHNIVKTHLQDPEVSLTLTASSGNN; this is encoded by the exons ATGCTGGGGTACATCTGGCAATACGTCTACACGTCCTTCCTGAGATACTGGCTGAAGTGGCTCATCAAACAAGCAACAGGGACGTGTGAGCTGCAGAGAATATGTTCTGGATACAAGCCCGGAGCAACAAGGACAACAAAAGCAG AATATTCTCTTCGGTCATCAAAAAGCAAg GTTTTAAGAGGAGCTGTTGAAACCGACAAGGATAAATTAGAGCAATGTGTGGATCAAATTATGAAAGTGAAGAATGTCAAACCCCAGAAAGATCCACT GTTCAAGGGAAGCCTACACATCTGTCTGCTACAGATAACAGGACACAGCAGCTTGTATGTGTCTGTGGAAGACTTGAGAAAAGAAGTCTTCAGCTCGGACAACCAAGCACACGAGGCCATGCTGTTGAAG CTGTGGGACCTGTTGATGCCAACAGTCAAACTGGAGTCCAGGATCACTAAACAGTGGGGAGACATTGGATTCCAAGGAGATGACCCCAAGACTGACTTCAGAGGAATGGGCATGCTGGGCCTGATCAATCTTGT ttttttcagtgaaaactACACAGAGGAGGCTCGTCAGGTGTTGTCACATGCAAACCATCCTAAACTGGG ATATTCATATGCCATAGTCGGGATCAACCTGACAGAGATGGCCTACAGCCTCCTGAAGAGTGGTGCTTTGAAACCCCATTTCTACAACACAGTGCAGGGCACACCTGAGCTCCAGGACTTCCATCAGCTATACT GTTATCTGGCATATGAATTTGATAAATTCTGGGTGGCAGAAGAACCAGAAAGTATCATGGAGTTCAACCAGTACAGAGAAAAATTCCATAATATTGTCAAAACTCATCTACAGGACCCTGAAGTATCCCTCACATTGACTGCCAGTTCGGGAAACAACTAG
- the gprin3b gene encoding G protein-regulated inducer of neurite outgrowth 3 — protein MGTNPKRTVTVQMVPQLAVVDTLGNKEPNANWAKEPNLKLSQVCPNPTLPSPDHKQDNTPLTASPTNTIQHTQKTASKGGEAVSGDVSDKPVPTNGNKSEHVTGGDKPVPALPSTGQGVGEAGCDQRDSNANVKMLSLADEKAICKAAVLPALSATKVDMQTNDCRIKGPSAAEEGSAQLTSSPKATAGEDSNKHASPNNRNLNSACELRHTASEPQNDKKGSASAPKNKNTAAPQKAPEPDHIRSCSQSSVSQQETPEPKQSVEATAAPLSSNTPPSDSKDAEAGFTNKNSSSTHPEKDLPPVKKPQVSSDKHQPVSSQTDSAALPKASPKMAAQGQVAEGVSQTDTAAFEGQQLCKLYREAATMTVTPSCTPVKQRQDMEVQAVAYMCSKAVATSPSLLPFAVTRRPSGGGAVPREEVQSLAVVYQVDRSVGLHQMNISTLSASSDPRSERLTVEAEMCPNQTAGVVFHSDALPQQQDKGLEVKPKDPSLSLCNTQPVYQINIEHSNHKEKAETGNSQSKAEVQTSAVKTAAAEAPSLKSRTPPETAVATKPGSADSNNAALSQAAVTTKPSQALPTTTATSTTSKSGPTKNKAGSPKEKAKAGGKTKGAKSGKQKIEPQRKEEEDDQKEKGKSVHDVVWDEQGMTWEVYGASVDPESLGFAIQSHLQCKIKEQERKLIVRTSLRKSVSAVESPQQGRKNKRRQQNIFRSMLQNVRRPNCCVRPPPSSVLE, from the coding sequence ATGGGAACTAACCCAAAAAGGACAGTGACGGTCCAGATGGTGCCTCAGCTGGCTGTGGTGGACACGCTGGGCAATAAGGAGCCGAATGCCAACTGGGCTAAAGAGCCCAACCTCAAACTCTCTCAGGTTTGTCCAAACCCCACTCTCCCATCTCCTGACCACAAACAGGATAACACACCTCTGACTGCTTCTCCCACTAACACAATCCAGCATACCCAAAAAACAGCCTCCAAGGGAGGTGAAGCAGTGAGCGGCGACGTGTCAGACAAACCAGTTCCGACTAATGGAAATAAATCAGAGCATGTGACAGGCGGAGACAAACCGGTGCCAGCGCTGCCCTCAACAGGCCAAGGTGTGGGTGAGGCAGGATGTGACCAGAGGGATTCTAACGctaatgtgaaaatgttaagCCTGGCTGATGAAAAGGCAATCTGTAAGGCTGCTGTGTTGCCTGCTCTTTCAGCAACAAAGGTCGACATGCAGACCAACGACTGCAGAATAAAAGGGCCAAGTGCTGCAGAGGAGGGGAGTGCACAGCTGACATCTTCACCCAAAGCCACAGCAGGAGAGGACAGTAATAAACATGCATCTCCAAATAATAGAAATCTTAACAGCGCCTGTGAATTGAGGCATACGGCATCCGAACCACAAAACGACAAAAAAGGGAGTGCTTCGGCTCCCAAGAACAAGAACACTGCTGCACCACAGAAAGCTCCAGAGCCCGATCATATACGTAGCTGCTCACAAAGCTCCGTCAGTCAGCAAGAGACGCCCGAACCTAAACAAAGTGTGGAAGCTACCGCAGCTCCACTTAGCTCCAATACACCTCCGTCTGACAGCAAAGATGCAGAGGCCGGGTTTACAAATAAGAATTCAAGTTCAACACATCCAGAGAAGGATTTGCCACCAGTAAAGAAACCACAAGTCTCCTCAGATAAACATCAGCCGGTGTCTTCACAGACAGACTCCGCCGCTCTGCCCAAGGCTTCACCAAAGATGGCGGCACAAGGGCAGGTGGCTGAGGGAGTCAGCCAGACTGACACAGCTGCCTTTGAAGGGCAGCAGCTCTGCAAGCTGTACCGAGAGGCTGCGACGATGACCGTAACCCCGTCATGCACCCCGGTCAAGCAGCGTCAGGATATGGAGGTTCAGGCGGTGGCTTACATGTGCAGCAAGGCCGTGGCCACAAGTCCGAGCCTGCTGCCCTTCGCTGTGACCCGCAGGCCAAGCGGTGGTGGTGCAGTCCCCAGAGAGGAGGTGCAGAGCCTGGCTGTAGTCTACCAGGTCGACAGGAGTGTTGGGCTGCATCAGATGAACATAAGTACTCTGTCCGCCTCTTCTGATCCGAGGTCAGAGAGACTCACCGTTGAGGCGGAGATGTGCCCGAACCAGACTGCCGGTGTTGTTTTCCACTCAGATGCTTTGCCCCAGCAGCAAGATAAAGGGTTAGAAGTGAAGCCTAAAGACCCCAGCTTGTCTCTGTGCAACACCCAGCCAGTTTATCAAATCAACATCGAACACAGCAATCACAAGGAGAAAGCAGAGACAGGTAACTCCCAGTCTAAAGCAGAAGTTCAGACATCTGCAGTGAAAACAGCCGCTGCTGAAGCTCCCTCTCTCAAATCAAGAACACCCCCAGAGACAGCCGTTGCTACCAAGCCAGGATCTGCTGACAGTAACAATGCTGCGCTGTCTCAGGCTGCTGTTACAACCAAACCCAGCCAGGCCctgccaacaacaacagcaacaagcaCTACATCAAAGTCAGGTCCAACTAAAAATAAAGCTGGGAGTCCTAAAGAGAAGGCTAAAGCTGGGGGGAAAACGAAGGGGGCAAAGTCCGGCAAGCAGAAAATAGAGCcgcagagaaaagaagaagaggatgacCAGAAGGAGAAAGGAAAGAGCGTCCATGATGTCGTCTGGGACGAACAAGGGATGACATGGGAGGTCTACGGCGCCTCTGTGGACCCAGAGTCCCTCGGTTTTGCCATCCAGAGCCACTTGCAGTGCAAAATCAAGGAGCAGGAGCGGAAACTGATCGTCCGGACCTCCCTCCGGAAGTCAGTCTCCGCTGTCGAGTCGCCGCAACAAGGCAGGAAGAACAAAAGGAGGCAGCAGAACATTTTCAGGTCAATGCTGCAAAATGTCAGACGGCCCAACTGCTGCGTGcgtccccctccctcctccgtccTCGAGTAG